A single Leptospiraceae bacterium DNA region contains:
- a CDS encoding Mur ligase family protein, giving the protein MKIHVVGIGGIAMGNLAKMLKDQGHDVTGSDQNLYPPMSEKLKEWGFPVSSFSPDNIIDQHQNPKADLYIIGNVLSRGNIEVETILNHRLPLMSMPQALYEFFLKHHYVIVVAGTHGKTTTTFLIHYILKKAGLSAGLFAGGIRADHHPGFSIEKGNYFVIEGDEYDTSFFDKKPKFLHYRPYYLVLTSIEYDHADIYENLKEYKKAFLQLLRWIPQKGKIIANYDYEVIREILKNQSNVVYYSEKERLPEITQLQYQRNELILPIGRVHPKIFGKQNYLNILASYLLAKELGVDAQIIRQAIEEFPGVMRRQQLRKKISLRDQEIEILFYEDFAHHPTAVKITIESFRETITNAFIIACYEPRSASSHRNVFQKEYPESFLLADVVYITEVYDPRKVEPEQRLNVLEIIDEIRKKNINAHYCAAPNELLEKLKNDFSDYVLFAKQKKLNKIILLFMSNGEFGNIYPEVENWLEDLEKS; this is encoded by the coding sequence ATGAAAATCCATGTTGTTGGTATCGGTGGGATTGCCATGGGGAATTTAGCAAAAATGTTAAAGGATCAAGGACACGATGTTACAGGTTCTGATCAGAATTTATATCCTCCTATGTCTGAGAAGCTCAAAGAATGGGGTTTTCCTGTTTCTTCTTTTTCTCCAGATAACATCATAGACCAACACCAAAATCCAAAAGCGGATCTCTACATAATCGGGAATGTTTTATCTCGAGGCAACATAGAAGTTGAGACCATCCTCAATCACCGTTTGCCTTTGATGAGTATGCCTCAAGCCTTGTATGAGTTTTTTTTGAAGCATCACTATGTGATTGTAGTAGCGGGCACACATGGCAAAACCACCACTACTTTTCTAATCCACTATATTCTTAAAAAAGCAGGATTATCCGCGGGATTATTTGCTGGTGGGATACGAGCTGATCATCATCCTGGTTTTTCGATAGAAAAAGGAAACTATTTCGTTATTGAGGGCGATGAATATGACACTTCTTTTTTTGACAAAAAGCCCAAATTTTTGCACTATCGACCTTATTATTTGGTTTTGACTTCAATTGAGTATGATCATGCAGACATTTACGAAAACCTCAAGGAATACAAAAAGGCTTTTCTTCAATTGTTGCGTTGGATACCCCAAAAAGGAAAGATCATCGCAAACTATGATTACGAGGTCATACGAGAAATTCTCAAAAATCAGTCGAATGTTGTATATTATTCAGAGAAAGAACGCTTACCAGAAATCACGCAGCTCCAATACCAACGTAATGAGTTAATTCTCCCCATTGGAAGAGTTCATCCCAAAATCTTCGGAAAACAAAATTATCTAAACATCTTAGCAAGTTATCTTTTGGCAAAAGAACTGGGTGTTGATGCTCAAATCATTCGTCAGGCAATCGAAGAATTTCCTGGAGTCATGAGGCGCCAACAACTACGAAAAAAAATTTCCCTTCGTGATCAAGAAATAGAGATACTTTTCTATGAAGATTTTGCTCATCATCCCACAGCTGTGAAAATCACCATTGAAAGTTTTCGAGAAACGATTACCAATGCCTTCATCATTGCTTGCTATGAACCCAGAAGTGCGAGTAGCCATCGAAATGTCTTTCAGAAAGAATATCCAGAATCATTTTTGTTAGCAGATGTAGTTTATATCACAGAAGTTTATGATCCAAGAAAAGTAGAACCGGAACAACGATTGAATGTATTAGAAATCATTGATGAAATCCGCAAAAAAAATATCAATGCTCATTACTGTGCAGCACCAAATGAACTTTTAGAAAAACTAAAGAATGATTTTTCCGATTATGTCTTATTCGCAAAGCAAAAAAAATTAAACAAGATCATCTTGTTATTTATGAGCAACGGTGAATTTGGAAACATCTACCCAGAAGTGGAAAATTGGCTGGAAGATTTAGAAAAAAGTTGA